One genomic window of Punica granatum isolate Tunisia-2019 chromosome 1, ASM765513v2, whole genome shotgun sequence includes the following:
- the LOC116199841 gene encoding SART-1 family protein DOT2, with amino-acid sequence MDEERFDSRAEGCEPMEIHDDFEDNGDDRSKESSRHRRGDRSRRDEKDQRSKERDRELKDDRVSSRDRRKEDRDERDKDRRKDQREDRDKHRDKERERERERDRDRKDRAKERDREIDKENDHRSRDKERGKEDRSKEKGGREKDRDRERDRVKEKEREHHRERDGDKEKDKERVSKKGDEAHHHDDRVKLDREQDGNVAGHEQNSPSDGARMSTSVIEARILKAKEERVKQNSEGVSEVMDWVGRSRKLEEKRNAEKEKAAQLAKLFEEQDNIEEDEGEDRQTSHHLAGVKVLHGLDKVIEGGAVVLTLKDQSILADGDINEEVDMLENVEIGEQKRRDEAYKASKKKTGVYDDKFSDDPASEKKILPQYDEPVKDEGVTLDARGRLTSEAEKKLEELRRRLEGASTSSHSENLTSTSRVSLDYYTQEEMVQFKKPKKKKSLRKKEKLDLDALEAEAISSGLGATDLGSRNDARRQAIRGQQERLEAERRNNAYQAAYAKAEEASKLLRLEQNLPVKKEDEDDAILDDDEDFYQSLERARKLALKKQKEEEVSGPKAIAFLATTTPSTQTAENQNQAAAEAEENRVVITEMEEFVWGLQLNEESRKPDSEDVFMDEDEVPVASDNEQKDEAGGPTEVNETRNDDSSFDEDKEEIAPDETIHEAAVGKGLSGALKLLKERGTLKETIEWGGRNMDKKKSKLVGIIDDEGTKEIRIERRDEFGRILTPKEAFRSLSHTFHGKGPGKRKQEKRMKQYQEELKLKQMKNADTPSLSAERMREAQVQMKTPYLVLSGHVKPGQNSDPRSAFATIEKDTGSLTPMLGDRKVEHFLGIKRKPDSSENMGPPKKPKT; translated from the exons ATGGATGAGGAGAGGTTCGACTCGAGAGCTGAGGGGTGCGAACCGATGGAAATACATGACGATTTCGAAGACAATGGGGATGACAGGTCCAAGGAATCGAGCAGGCATCGCAGAGGGGATCGCAGCCGGAGGGATGAGAAGGATCAGCGGAGTAAGGAACGGGACAGGGAGTTGAAGGATGATAGAGTTTCGAGCAGAGATAGGAGGAAGGAGGACAGGGACGAGCGGGATAAGGACAGGAGGAAGGATCAGAGGGAAGACAGGGACAAGCATCGGGATAAGGAGCGGGAGCgcgagagggagagagatagagatCGAAAGGACAGGGCGAAGGAGAGGGACCGGGAGATTGATAAGGAGAATGATCATCGAAGCCGTGATAAGGAGAGAGGGAAGGAGGATAGGAGTAAAGAGAAAGGTGGCAGGGAGAAGGACAGGGACAGAGAGAGGGACAGAgtgaaggagaaggagagagagcatcatagagagagagatggggaCAAGGAGAAGGATAAGGAGAGGGTGAGCAAGAAAGGGGATGAAGCGCATCATCATGATGATAGAGTGAAGTTAGACCGTGAGCAAGATGGCAATGTTGCTGGGCACGAGCAGAACTCCCCCTCGGATGGAGCAAGAATGTCTACATCTGTGATTGAGGCGCGCATACTTAA GGCAAAAGAAGAAAGGGTAAAGCAAAACTCTGAAGGTGTTTCCGAAGTAATGGATTGGGTTGGTAGGAGCCGGAAGCTTGAGGAGAAAAGAAATGCAGAAAAAGAGAAGGCTGCACAACTTGCAAAACTATTTGAGGAACAG GACAatattgaagaagatgaggggGAGGATCGCCAGACATCTC ATCATTTAGCGGGTGTCAAAGTACTTCATGGCCTTGATAAGGTTATTGAAGGTGGTGCTGTGGTTCTGACATTGAAAGATCAAAGCATACTTGCCGATGGGGACATCAATGAAG AGGTTGATATGCTGGAGAATGTCGAAATCGGAGAGCAAAAACGGAGGGATGAGGCTTACAAAGCTTCTAAGAAGAAAACCGGTGTCTATGATGATAA ATTCAGTGATGATCCAGCATCAGAGAAGAAGATACTTCCACAGTATGATGAACCCGTTAAGGATGAG GGGGTTACTCTTGATGCAAGGGGACGCTTGACTAGTGAAGCTGAGAAGAAACTGGAAGAG CTCAGAAGAAGGCTGGAAGGTGCTTCAACAAGCAGCCACTCTGAGAATCTCACCTCAACTTCGAGGGTGTCATTGGATTACTACACTCAAGAAGAAATGGTACAATTCAAAAAgcccaagaaaaagaaatcattgAGGAAGAAAGAGAAGTTGGATTTAGATGCCCTTGAAGCGGAAGCAATTTCTTCTGGGTTGGGTGCTACGGATCTTGGATCTCGTAATGATGCACGGAGGCAGGCTATCAGAGGACAGCAAGAGAGATTGGAGGCTGAAAGGAGAAATAATGCATATCAAGCAGCTTATGCGAAAGCAGAGGAGGCATCTAAACTATTGCGGCTGGAGCAAAATCTTCCTGTCAAAAAGGAGGACGAAGATGATGCAATTttggatgatgatgaagattttTACCAGTCTTTGGAAAGAGCAAGAAAATTAGCTTTGAAGAAgcaaaaagaagaggaagtttCTGGTCCTAAAGCGATTGCATTCCTTGCTACTACCACTCCCAGCACCCAGACAGctgaaaatcaaaatcaagctGCAGCAGAAGCGGAGGAGAACAGAGTTGTCATTACTGAGATGGAAGAGTTTGTTTGGGGTCTCCAGCTTAATGAAG AATCTCGTAAGCCTGATAGTGAAGATGTCTTCATGGACGAAGATGAAGTACCGGTTGCATCTGATAACGAACAGAAGGATGAGGCTGGTGGACCGACAGAAGTTAATGAAACTAGAAATGATGACAGCTCCTTTGATGAGGACAAGGAGGAGATAGCTCCAGACGAAACAATTCATGAAGCAGCTGTAGGGAAAGGTTTGTCTGGGGCACTGAAGCTTCTAAAGGAGCGGGGGACACTCAAAGAAACCATTGAGTGGGGTGGTAGGAACATGGACAAGAAAAAGAGTAAGCTCGTTGGCATCATAGATGATGAAGGAACTAAAGAGATCCGAATTGAGAGAAGAGATGAATTTGGCCGAATT CTAACCCCTAAAGAAGCATTCCGTTCGCTGTCACATACGTTCCATGGCAAAGGGCCTGGAAAGAGGAAGCAAGAGAAACGTATGAAGCAATACCAGGAAGAGTTGAAGTTGAAGCAGATGAAAAATGCAGACACTCCATCTCTGTCTGCCGAGAGGATGCGAGAGGCTCAGGTCCAGATGAAGACACCTTATCTGGTGCTCAGTGGACATGTGAAGCCTGG TCAAAACAGTGATCCAAGAAGTGCTTTTGCCACGATCGAGAAAGATACAGGGAGCTTGACACCCATGCTTGGTGATAGAAAG GTTGAGCATTTCCTGGGGATCAAGCGCAAGCCCGACTCTTCCGAGAATATGGGACCACCAAAGAAGCCGAAAACATGA
- the LOC116199850 gene encoding F-box/LRR-repeat protein 14: MEDLPDPLVWEILGRIRKNVDRNSASLSCKRLYELDNDHRRSLRVGCGLDPANEGLMSLCLRFPNLSRVEITYSGWMSKLGKQLDDQGLLILSSYCPYLTDLTLSYCAYITDAGLRHLASCSRLSSLKLNFSPRITGCGILTLAVGCKNLKTLHLVRCINVCSAEWLEYFGRLGTLEDLLIKNCRAIGEGDLIKLGRGWRTIKRLQFEVDPNYRYMKVYDRLTVDQWQTQRIPCESLLELSLVNCVINPGRGLATVLGKCRNLEKVHLDMCFGVRDSDIIGLACVSSKLRSLSLRVPSDYSLPLLMNNPLRLTDESLKAVAENCQLLEEVRISFSDGEFPSFSSFTLNGILRLVRMCPIRVLVLDHVDSFNDEGMEALCSSNSLETLELVRCQEISDEGMQLVAQFCRLQDLRLRKCLGVTDDGLKPLVGSGKLRLLSVEDCPQISERGLQSAARSISFRQDLSWMY, encoded by the coding sequence ATGGAGGACTTACCCGATCCATTAGTGTGGGAGATCTTGGGCAGGATAAGGAAGAATGTAGATCGAAACTCGGCTTCTTTATCCTGTAAGCGCCTTTATGAGCTCGATAACGACCACAGGCGTTCTCTTCGGGTCGGGTGTGGGTTAGACCCTGCCAACGAGGGCTTGATGTCTCTCTGCCTCCGCTTTCCCAACCTATCTAGGGTAGAGATTACTTATTCGGGTTGGATGTCCAAACTGGGAAAGCAATTGGATGATCAAGGGCTGCTCATCCTCTCCAGTTACTGCCCTTACTTGACCGATCTCACCTTAAGTTACTGCGCGTACATTACCGATGCAGGTCTTAGGCACTTAGCGTCTTGCTCCAGGCTGTCGTCCTTAAAGTTGAATTTCAGCCCGCGAATCACGGGCTGTGGAATACTGACTCTTGCTGTGGGATGCAAGAATCTCAAGACTCTGCACCTCGTCCGTTGTATAAATGTGTGCAGCGCAGAGTGGCTCGAGTACTTTGGCAGGCTTGGAACTCTAGAGGACCTTTTGATCAAGAACTGCCGTGCAATTGGGGAGGGCGATTTGATTAAGTTAGGCAGGGGTTGGAGGACGATCAAACGGCTCCAGTTCGAGGTGGACCCAAATTATCGGTACATGAAGGTTTATGATCGGTTGACTGTGGATCAGTGGCAAACACAGCGGATCCCTTGTGAGAGCTTGCTCGAGCTAAGTCTGGTTAATTGTGTTATCAATCCCGGGAGAGGTCTTGCCACGGTTCTTGGTAAATGCAGAAACTTGGAGAAGGTTCACTTGGACATGTGTTTTGGGGTTCGGGATAGTGACATTATCGGATTAGCTTGTGTTTCCAGTAAGCTCCGCTCTCTGTCGCTTAGGGTCCCATCAGACTATTCCCTCCCGCTTCTTATGAACAATCCATTAAGGTTAACCGATGAGAGCCTAAAGGCCGTGGCCGAGAACTGTCAGTTGCTTGAGGAGGTCAGAATATCATTCTCGGATGGGGAGTTCCCTTCCTTCTCTTCATTCACCCTCAACGGGATACTCAGACTAGTCCGGATGTGCCCTATACGGGTCCTTGTGCTTGACCATGTGGACTCTTTCAACGATGAAGGGATGGAAGCTTTATGTTCCTCTAATTCCCTGGAAACTCTGGAGTTGGTCCGGTGCCAGGAGATAAGTGACGAGGGTATGCAGCTTGTGGCACAATTTTGCCGATTGCAAGATTTGAGGTTGAGGAAATGTCTCGGGGTAACTGATGACGGGCTGAAACCGCTCGTGGGGTCAGGCAAGTTGAGGCTGCTCTCGGTGGAGGATTGTCCACAGATATCTGAAAGGGGCCTTCAAAGTGCAGCCAGATCGATTTCCTTCCGGCAAGATTTGTCATGGATGTACTAA